The Xiphophorus couchianus chromosome 22, X_couchianus-1.0, whole genome shotgun sequence genome includes the window TGGGGTGTTAAGGTTTACcaaagtttgaaaaagtttCGCGAAtctgtgttgtgtttattttaggtttctaAACCACAAATTATTCAATCTCACCATCCATGCAGTTTAAAGTCATTTAATTGAGGTGCTATGAAAAATGTCGCTGATTTGAGATTTTGATGGCTGTTGGAACCATAGGGTGATggccctcccccacctgttgctgcacactgccggTCAGCAGGCTTACAAGAAAAAGATAGACGACTAGGaaacatttttgcttctttaaatGAGCGGTCATGGCAGGAAAACTAAATGGTTGACATTAATTTTCTTCTACCTCTCAACTGGTAGCTAAGAATTTATCCTATTTTAGCTGAATTGCTCCTTAAAAGCAGATATTATTCGACACGTCAAAgacaaaatacagaattttATCAACGGTTTAATCAGTGACTAGATGAGAAACAGCTTTGCATTTTTACATAAGTGGACCATTTAGAGAAAGTTTGCTTTTCTGTTcttgatttgactttttatcacttttaaaactacaagtatactaaatttaaacattaaaaatgaacatcaaataaataatcCTCATAACATTTGCAGCAAGCTTGAGCCAGTTATCGTTATCAAGGGCCTTTCAAGGGAACTGAAAACGATGGTGCCGCTGCGGACCAAAGTTATCGTTACCAACAATAACTTTCCGTCAACTAAATCTTTGTAGATGGATATCTACAAAAAAATTTCCACAGTAGCACTTCtacagtttaaaatctttttattgagGCGGGTGCTGGAGTGAGCAAAGTTTTCTCATGCAGTGGTTCTCCTCTCCAACCTGTTGCTGGGACCAAGTCGTGGTGTTGAAACTGAAGGACTGTCACGCCGTTCTTTATTCTTCCCATCCATtggaaatgtaaactttttcttgttttcgtCAAAACGAGAAACGTTACTCAACTGTGAACCTTTAGCAGATACTCAGAAAAGGCATGAAGGAAAAGAGTAAAGGTTGCCCTTTTTTGTTACAAGCCAGGCCCtgatttagctttttgtttctaCTTTAAGTAAAGCTTTTAAACAACAATGTTGCGtttcccctcccccacctgttgctgcacaatGGCTGTGGGAGAGCCACCACTTGTTCGATAAGAGCGAAAGTCAACAGCAGGAAAAGCTACAAGTGGAAACTCGAGGAGTTAGCGTGTCCTTATTTGATATTTCCAACCCAAAGCATTAGCTTTAATAATTAACATGTCAAATTATTTACTGTTACTTTaccctttttaaataaaagcaactatAGATCTTGGTATACATTACTAAGATGGTTTATCTTTCCTCTACATTGAGGAGCCTATTGTGTGTTTACTGAACTCCCGGTAATCTTTAATCAAAGCCCTGACGCAGGCCGACGGTCGCTGAGGTGCTGATGAGGCAGGAGGCCTTGTGACCTTCCCAGCAGCCTGGAAAACACTGGATCGCCCTGGGGAAATCTGGAAAGCACCAGTTGATTGTTGGGAAGCTTTGAGCTCAGTGGGACAGTGGGACACCCTGTTGGGGGACGGGGGAAACTCTCAGAAAACCTTCAAGGCAAAAAGGAGAATTAGAAGAAAAGACTATAAAGcgctctttgtgttttttattattattattattattattattattgagttTAACTGAACAGAATCTcatctgaaagcagaaaaaagcacCTCATTTACTCAACTCTAAAGTGTTTCTGTGTTATGGGTGGTTTCCCCGAgtaaactgtaaattaaaatgagttttgtgTCTCCGTTAACGAGGAAGGGGAATCTCCACAAAAAAATTCCCACCAGACTCTGATCTTTGCTACTGTTGTGAAATAACCaatttttctcccattttttttctttcttttcctatGCCCAGATTTCACGTTGTCCCATCATCGCCAGTTGGGtgtctcctccttctcctcctgctcctctcctccttgctcctcttcctcccctcctTCTACTCTTCCGGCCACCCGTCCGCCATGTCGCAGGGCCAGAACTTCCTCCCCAAATTCCTGTTTGTGTCCAACCTGCTGAAAGCGGTGAAGATCCGTCAGCGCGTGCCCAACGACGTGGTGAAGCCGGCGGCCAACGCCGGGCTCATGCACCACCTGCGGGGGATGCACCGCTACACCCTGGAGATGATCGCCATGAACCACTTCCCCCAGGCCTTCAGAGAGGTGGTGCAAGCCGCCATCCTGGACCGGGCCATGCAGGCCTCTTTGGAGCAGGAGAAGAAGCTCAACTGGTGTCGGGAACTGAAGAAGATGGTGCCGCTGCGCACCAACGGTAAGAAACCATGAAAACGACTCAGGTGGAACAATGTTTGGTGTTTGTCTGTCATTTCCTGTGAAGCTTTATGAAGTTTGGATTATTCTTTGACAAAAATGTGGAAGTCTGAATTTTAGTAACAACTACGATTGTTGCGACTCCCCGCTGAGGATGTGAGCGgcctttgtttcattttctgtagCAGAAGCTGTTGGCTTATGAGTCAATGggtttttgatatttaaattcTCAGATGTCATTACTCACAAGCAGGGTTACTGTAAATGACAACAATCAAGGTGCACGAGTTCCGCTTTCAGAGAGACTCATCCAGCAGCCTCTACTGAGGCCTTCTGCGCCCCGCTGCTaagtcatgttttctgttacGTGCGCGCTGCAGCTCGGGAACATCCCGGCGCAGGCAAACATTCACACAAGGGCCCCTGATGCCTCTGATCGTAGTTTCTGCACTGGAAACTTCACCGGCGTCACCCACAGCAATGTTGTTTACTGCTGGTGATCTTTCAGACCGAAGTATTTCCAGTAGTTGCAGCCCCAGCAGGTTTGTCCCCTGCTTTTCTGTTTAGGCGTGTGTGAAGGCCTGTAAATCTGATGAAGCGCGGCCGCGCACCTGCCTGACGCAGGTTcgacgttttttttttcaatcagaaGCCAATCAAGCAGAACCGAATCTCCTGCCCGTCAGGTGAACTAttttagagagagagaggggaaagaaCGGCGTTCAAAGAAAATCTTCAGCCTGTAGcagcaaaaacaggaagtggaaatcAGTCCGCGTTACAAGTTTGACTTAAAGGTTTAAGtttccaacagaaaacaaaatgtcttctttttttttcttttttctcgtGAGAAATTCCTACTCTGGTCTAATCTGAGTTACTGAATGTTTTAGGTTAGTGTTCCTAAATTCCTAGTTCCTATTCCTCTATCCCTAGAGGGtcattgttgatttttaaagtaataacCCAAATGAGTCACTACCACTTTCATCAGGGGATAGTTCCTCATTCAGAAAGACCCTTTCTATTGATGACGAACCCGGCTATCTTAGACCTCCAGTAAGTAGCCCGAGTGGAATTTCCTGGCTTGATGAGGCAGAATGTTAGAGCCGGACAGTCTAACTCTGAAAGATCTAGACATGACTTTGAGCAGAGGACagacacacacgcgcacacacaccggTATTCACAAAGGATCTCACTGACGGTTGCTGAGTCACTGGACCTCAGCTGAGAAAATGTGACGGAGGAAGAAGTCCCTCAGAGAACGTCCAACATCTTCTGGTACATAAATTTTAGCTCCCGAAAATCCTGTTGTATTCTCAGGCTATAACTCGTGTCAAAAACATACTAAAACCTCAAACCTCCAGGGATTcttttgtacaaataaatagAATTAAGCATCACAAACTCCGGCATAATTCAAGTAGCCGAGTCATATCCGTTTTCCTGTTTCCATCCCAGCGCTGCGATACCTCATTAAATTTCAGTGTGACTTTCCTCTTGAACGTCTAGAACGCATTCCGAGGGTTTTTCCCCGAGCAGCATCCCATGTCTGTCATGTGTCCCCTTCACGCAGGATTGGTTCAGCTACAATAAACTGACTTCAGCAGCGGAGGCGACACTCTTAACACTCCTTCTGGTGTGAATCTTAAAGGATTTGGGCAGATTTGGGGATTTTCATGTGCATCGTTCTGACTCTGGTTCAAACGTAGTCGGAAACCTGGAGCTCATGCATGGTTAAGTTGTGCCGGGTCAAAATGTGAGATTCTCGTGTTGTTTAAGCGTGAGTCCTTATACTTGCGGTGTCCCATATATAACGTTATCATATTAGCATTAATCtgaattgcttttatttaataaaacaaaaagcttatGTTGTGTTATTGTGCTGCAAAAAGATACAACATGTGGATTATTTAGTTTGAtctgttatatttatttgttattttaacataaggtgataaaattcaaataacAACCTGATGAAATTCAGTTGTagatttcaagtgtttattgcATGGATTAGTTAAAGTTTTTGTCACTCTGCAACACTTGAAGTAGTAAATAATAGCTGGTTAGTTAGCCAAAAGTTTGAATGTAGCAGTACTATTATAAGAGCAATTAATTGAAATGGTTGTTTAGTTTTCACACTATgaatttttgtgtgtttgatgtaaaatatttccaaacagctgaCTTTATCTTCTCTTGTATGTGAGAGTTAAAATGTGCAGCGTTACTCTATTCCTCGAACAACTGGAGAACTTAAAAAATTTATGTAAAACTATGTAACTTGatttaatcacttttattttaaaaacaccacGTAGGCTAAATGCTGCAAAAATCATATAACATATTGATATGTAGCTATAATAATGAGTTAAGGTGTTGCAATTAACATGAAAGGTGGATAATGCTTATCTAGTTGTGTTTTCAGGCCGGTTTGCTTTTTATAAGATTAAGTAGAAGCCATTTGCAGCCAGCTGAGCAGCAGTGCGTAGCGTTGTCGAAACTGTCACTTGCTTTTACAACCTCGGTTTACTTTGATACCAGCAGCCGGCCTGCGCTTATAGTGCTGCCACCTGGATGAAAACAGAATAAGGGTGAGCTTGGCCTGTTTTCCGGAAGTGCCCCAGCTCACCACAGAGGAAGCGTCTATATATAGATTGACGCCTTTCATCTTCGGTCGCCAGCCATCCTTGCGCGATTCACGGTCAAAAGGTTTTTCGAGTTTGAGAACATTTGAGCCAACCTGTGTCTGGATGCATCTTTGTTAAGgatgtcctctttttttttcttcttcttctttacacCCTAGAACTCTGCattgtgtgggtttttttcttccttttttgttgaGTGATGCAAGAGCACGGAAATGCAACAACAGCTTACTAGTCTGAAATAGGAGGGTTATATTTTTTTGCCCTGAAATACTGATGGATCTTATTCTAGCTCAAAAACCAACAGTCATTTTAAGAATCTTATACACAGACTGGCTTAtatacataaagaaaaaaataattttttagttGTCTAAGTTATGCAGAGCGAATCATTTGAGAGCTAACAGGAAAAGCAGACAAAACGTACAGATGACAGGACCTTGTGTTTGCATTACACGTGAGGGCGCACCTTATCTGAGTGCCCATTAATCACAAGCCCTCATCGGCTGATGATAACAGTAgttaaaaacccaaacattccTTCTTGTCCAAGTCACGCCTCCATGGAAAGTACAGGACCTGCTGAGTAGCATTGATGAGCAGGGATCAGTGGAGggatcaaacacacacacacgcacacacacaagcataaaaaaagcagaagttaGCACAGGGAAATTCCTGTGTTTAGTGTGACAACAGGGTATTTCAGAGCTGCGCACATTGACAAATACAGCCTCTCCTGTTTCACAATGAGGAAAAGACCCAGCAGTGCAGAaggagacaaaataaaattccagGATTTTTAGTTGCTCATGCAGACACTCCTTTTGAGCAACTTCTTGGTCATTAGATGGCGAGCAGACTGAAGAGGGACAGAAGGCAAATTATTTACTCACCGATTCTAAAAGAAGGTAACTTCAGGTCAAGTATTTTTATAGATGGAACCCTATTTGAAGTGCGAGTGTGTGTACTTTTAGACCTATAAGGGTGAAGTTATAATCTACAAACCAGATAGTGATGATTGGCCCAGCGGCCTGGAAATCCCCAGACTTTAGTTACACATTAGCGTGCACGCAGGCCTCAGTCGGTCTCCAGTATTTGAATGAGCGCGTGCATACTCTGAGAACTTTCATTTCCATTTACTAAATGAACGGCTAATCtcgcttgtgtgtgtgtgtgtgttttgtgtctgCAGGAGATGGGAACTGCTTGCTGCACGCAGCTTCCCAGTACATGCTCGGCGTCCAGGACACGGACCTGGTGCTCCGGAAAGCTCTCCACGGTGTTCTGAAAGAGACGGACACGGCTGTGTTTAAAGCTCGCTTCCAGGCAGAGCTGCTGCAGTCGCAAGAGTTCACCCAGACCGGGCTCAGATACACCACCATGGTACGAAAACCAGACCCAAAACCACGGCTCTATGGGTTCCCTTTTCTTAAGTAGATAGGCTTTTATATCCAGATTGGTTGTGTTTGCACTGTCCTAGAACTGGGAGGACGAGTGGGACAAGATTGTAAAGATGGCATCTCCGGTCTCGAGTAGCAATGGGCTCCAGTTCGACTCCCTGGAGGACATTCACATCTTCATTCTCTCCAACATCCTCCGCCGACCCATAGTCGTCATCGCAGGTACTCAACTCTCCGACTGAAACCTAAAACCAGGATTtaagataaattttttttgcgCTAAAGCAAATCTGATTGATGGTTTCTTGATGTAAGAcgaatgaaaatgtgaaaccaGAGGCGTATGTCTTCagcttacttttaaaattagttcggctaaatagtttttttcttattttcatcaACAGACCAGGTGGTGAGGAGTATGAAATCTGGCTCCTCCATCTCCCCTCTGAATGTGGGCGGGATTTATCTGCCTCTACACTGGCCGCCCACGGAGTGCTACAAATACCCGATAGTGCTTGGCTATGACTCCCAGCACTTCGCACCCCTCATCACCGTCAAAGACAGCGGCCCAGGTAGgatgaataataaaatcaaaccgATGGGTGTAACGCAGCCGGTGCAGGGTTTCCTATAATATGTAATTGATTGTGGCACACCGCCATGGCAAAATAAAAGCCACCACACCTTCAAAGTCTGaagtagagggagagaaaagCCTAAGGAAGGCTACgttgaatgtttttttacttaaagaCTGTATAAGTGACCCTAATGTTGACGTTTTATTTGAATGATGGCAGTGGTTAATTAATATAGTTTGGGCATCATACGTTATATTTCAGACAACCCACCACCATGGTTTGAAAAAGTCCTAGAGGAAGCCCTGCAATGTTTGgtggtggtaaaaaaaaaaaaaagagaaaaataaaacggtcttttgtttttgcagagatCCGAGCCGTTCCGCTCATCAACCCGAAGAGGGTGGGCTTTGAGGAGCTGAAGGTTCACTTCCTGATGGAGAAGGAGCAGCCGCAGAAAGAGAGGCTGCTCAACGACTACCTGCACCTCATAGAGATCCCCGTCATCGGCCTGGGCCACGAAACCGCGCGGATCATGAAAGCTGCGAAGTTCGTAGGATTCATAAAGTCCGGTCCTTAGAGCTGATTGAAGGTTTGATGTTAAACGGAGGCCATGTTGTGTGTCTGCTAGGCTGGACGAGGGCAACCTTCCCGAGGACATGAACCTGATGGAGGACTACCTGCAACTCGTCAACCACGAGTATCAGCGCTGGCAGGAGGACAAGGAGCAGGCCTGGGCCGCCCAGCCGCAGCGACCGCCGCCTTTCTCCGTCTCCCAGCTCTCCCTCATCGAGATCCGCTGCGCCACGCCGCGGTGCACCTTCTACGTCTCCGTGGACACGCAACCTCATTGTCACGAATGCTTCGAGAAGCGACAGGCCACGACAGGGGGCGGGGCCAGGATAGAGGGGGTGGTCCAGACCAAGGGCGCTGGCGTGCAGGGAGGACTGGGGATGATGGGAGGAGCGGAGACAGAAGTGAGCGCCAGAGGAGCCAGAAGCAGCAGTCCGCCTTGCTCTTCCTCCGGGAGGGGCGTGGTGCTGTCGAGTCCCCGCTCGGCCCCACCCACCGCCCCCAGCCTCAGCCTGTACAGTGAAACTCACGCCATGAAGTGCAAAACACCCGGCTGCCTCTTCACCCTCAGCGTGGAGCACGACGGCCTTTGCGAGCGCTGCTTCAACGCCAGGCAGAACCACGGACCCCCTGGGGCCGGAACTGCCACCACAGGACTCCCGGGGCCCAACGGGGCGCCTGTCGTTTCCCACCCAGCCCAGGGCTCTGGGTGGCCCCAGTGGGGGGGCTGCGACGCGGAGACGGAGCGATGCAGCATGTGCCGGCAGGAGGTGTTCAGGATATTCAACGGCCTGTGTCCGCCCTGCATGCAGAGGCAGCAGGTTCCGGAGAGGGGGGAGCCGCAGCAGGGCAACCACAGGACTGAGGCCTCGGCTTGGAGCCAGGCCAGAGACACTGAGCAGCCGTGCCTCACCCTCACCCCAGCACACCCGTCAGCCTGGCAGACTCCTCTGGCCCAGCGCTGTAAAAGATCCGGCTGCCAGTTCTTTGGGACTCCGGAGAAATTGGGTTTCTGCACTATTTGCTATGTAGACTATCAGACAAACCACCGTAAGTCCCGACTCGACGTGATGCAGTTgcattgtttttcaaatgtggaaaatgtcttgtCAAAGCGACAGTTTTGCTAACATGGGtcgccatcttttttttttttttttttttttttgttccaggcTTGACTCCTCCTCCCGCCCCGGTCCAGAGCAGGCGCGGTTTGGAGACAGGCTTCCAGAACGCCACACGGTGTCGGGGGTCCGGGTCCGGGTGCGGCGCGGTTGGCAAGACCATGCTGGAGGGCTACTGTGACAAGTGCTACGTCAAAGAGCAAAGTGCACGTCTTAATCAAGTTGCACATCGGACACCACACTCCCCTCCTCTGGTCATGGTACGTGTCGGCCGCACCTGTCCTACCTGGTTgttattaactttttacttttagcatCTTTTTATTgcaactgctgctgttttcccCCATTAGTTACggtaaagcaaaaacaattaatGTATTGACTACAAAGCTGAAGCAATTTATCACGATTATTGAAAatatcgtcaactaatttagtaatcagaGTATTCAGACTAAAAAAGGCATTTTGCTAAAAAGCAAACATAATCAGAACAATGATTAAgtcaaaattgtacaaaaaaattatacattacaaatttaaaataaaatcacctttgtctgtaaatatctgCCAGCctgaactcctcaagtggcatagtttaGCTTCAACtaattcaaattctgtaaaaaaaaaaaaaaactccttttaagcaccttttgctatccatttataaaataattttaatcctaaaaatagtattttcttttagcttcaGATGTATCCTGGAGCTAAAATGCATCTTCCTAGTTGCATTTTAGGtagtaaaatatatacatatattttaaaaaaattatttatgtattatttgcatcttttattgtATTACTAATATTGCATAAGTAAGGCCTAAGTGCTGAAATGgaaaatctacagaatgtgccaaatttttttatctgaatatttgattattaaaataatagcTAGTTGCATCCGTAATAATTTACTGGGGATTGTTTGACATAGACAACAAGAAGTGATGTGtaaaaaatgatgcatggtttaATACTTGTACATGACACTCTAGTATCTCTTAGGTTCTAACCGACCTcgttcttcctcctcttcccaAAGCGCGACAGAGCATCTAAACCCAGATCCTCGCAGCAATCCCAGACCCAGACCCAGACCCAGTGCCGGCGGAGCGGCTGCAGCAACGTGTCCCCGGGCTGCACGGACCTCTGCCCCGAGTGCCACACGCGAGGCCAGGGGCGGGAGGCGGGAAGGAGGGCGCAGGCACCCAAGGAGAAGTCCAAGCAGAGGTGTCGGACGCAGGGCTGCGACCACTATGCCAACCAAGAGAAACAGGGCTACTGCAACGAGTGCGACCACTTCAAACAGATCTACCGCGGCTGACCGCGACGCAGCACACCACAGCGACGACGACACATCGGTAGCACTCCAGAGCCACCGCCCTGCAGTGGGCTCCCCATGCCAGTCAATGCACCTCTGatactaactaactaactagcTAGTGACTAACTAGTAACCTTATGGCCTGAAAAATCAACCTCCTCCCCCCAATGTCGAATGTGAAGAGAGAGTGTGTGTACGAGGGAGGGGGGTGgtggtgtgtgagtgtgtgtgtgttttttttttgtttttctttcttttttttttactttgcagtaGACATGGCCTCCAGAATACCTCTTTGTGCAATTATTATCATCTGATTCGCCGTGTGCTCTTACACGGCCAGAGGTTTGGCTCCATGTCCGAGCAACTGACTTAACCCTTGTGTACAGTGTGTATTTAGAGGTACGTAGAGAACCGTGCCGGACAAAATGATTGTATATTGGCTTAACGAGAAGCATCTGACATTGCTTTATAGACCACAGCCAAGGATTTTTAccatgtctgtctgtctgtcttaaTCCACCTGTGTATccgtctgcctgtctgtctagCATTTTGCTCTGTTGAAGTGAAAAATGCAGTAGTTGGGAAAGCCCAGCAAACAAGTCTCTGGAAGTAGGAAGCAGAAGTGAGACGAGCTGAGCCGATGCAATGCTCCTCCTGTCTGGAGGTCAACTTTGTTTATCTTAGCTTCCCCTCCTAAAAATCTCTCATTAGGCATGGGCCGCTATGAGAATTGGACAATATAACTGAGCTGAAGTACAGCAGTTTCACACAAAATGGCACAAACATTTAGAACAGATCTactttctgttatttaaaatgtataagcAGCAATTATTCTTATAgctgataaaatattttgtttactaTGAAATCTAAATTGATGCTATCTTTAATAGCGATGTGACGCTTTCAAATCTGGATAAGTATGAAAAGAGGAAAACTAAGAATGGAATTATGTTTGCATTTCCAGACTTATAAGACTCCCTGTCTTATTACCTAAAAGATCAAAATGTATGTCTCTtctgaaaaatcatttttagcaCTTACTTATTATGAACTTATGATCTTTACTTTTGTTTCGCCATGTCCCTTTTGAGTTTGGGACGAATGGAATTAATACTTTTGTGTTTATAACTCTTGATATCCAGAAACCAGCCCATGCCTATCTCATTTATGCCCTCTTTGCCTAAAGATCAATCGCCTACAATTCTCAAATTGATAATGAACGTCCATTGCTCAGCAAGTGGAAAAGTAAATATTCGTTTTCAAGCAAATCCTCACGAACTACCGTCACTTCTGTAAGTTAAATAGCTTCAAACGGAAAGTAAAAGCGAACCATGTGTTTAAACGGTGCGAGACAGACAGGGCAGGTCCCTGCTAGTTTTGGTGCTACATGTACAGAAACACGAGCCTTTCCCATTGTAGCCGACATCCTGTTGTCAGCGATCAGAAGGCAGGGAACACAGCAAAGACAGAACTTCTTACtatttttcctttccttcctctagtttttctcctccttcaACACAGATCTGTTGCCTTGGACATTGTTTCCATGTTTACTTACAATTTAAGCACCTagaaacattcacacacacgcacgcatacACACATCATGCACACGAATGTCGTATTGCCGGTCCTGTCAGTAGGGGATTGTTTCCAACAAAAGATAGAAGGTGTGAGCGTACAAATACGCCTCGGTCTGGTCTCGTCTCAAACCACCGCATACACACAtttgcacatgcacacacagctCCTGTGAGATTGTACACCCGAGCCTGAGGTGACGTGTAGGTAAATGAATCCCTGAAGAGTTGCATTGCTCTCTCCGCTCCCGCTGGACGAGTCGGGACGACGACGGTGGTTCCCGAACTTCCAAGAGCAATCCCATCGCCTGCTTCGGCGAGTTTCCTTaatctgaatgtgtttttctgtgccGTTTTTCCACGACGGCGCGTTTATCGGGGCTGATCCTTGATAAGTTTTGCCTTTAAGTAGTTCTGATATTTTATGGACCATAAGAGGGGTGGGTGGGACATCGGCTctcccatttttttaaaatgcttttgtgaGCATGGAACCTAGTCCGTATTGTAGGACCTTCCAACCCGATGCCTCATTttacaacacaaacagaaaaatgcacAGGTCTGTGCCTCTGGATGATACACTCAAgcaaaactgacatttctgtttccttttgttgGTTTTGGAAGATTTTAATGGATTTTGATATatctgtttgcttctttttctttctttttctttttttttttgccaaaagacaaaaaggtttaaaaagaaaaaaaaaatccaaaaaacatGTGCCATCAAAACAGTTGTTGTTACCTCCTTAAAACGGCCAGCCTGGGTTATTCTAGACTAACTTCTGTGCCACATATAGACATCTTCAATTCTGTGTAACCTCACATGAACGTCCCCAAATCTTTCCATGAATGTCTTATCTGGCTCGAATAGTGAGAAATGCAGATAACCTGAAGCGCGACACCTTTTTATCAAAACTCTGACGTGACATCAGCCGCTGCAGTCATTCCCCTCGGCCCCCGCCGCCAAACGCCCACTCCTCTGTAGATGTCCATCTGTGGCTTTAGTGTAGAAATGACAACCAGGCTCTCGGTCTGCCTTTTTCATTCAACTGTAACTGAAGCTGTCGGGCCAGCCCACACATGCTGACGGCCTGTGCGTAGATCTCTGTGTGCTTTAATCACCACTAGACTAACCTTAATCAATTAAAGACCAACTAGTGGTCAGCTCATCAGGACCCAC containing:
- the tnfaip3 gene encoding tumor necrosis factor alpha-induced protein 3 yields the protein MSQGQNFLPKFLFVSNLLKAVKIRQRVPNDVVKPAANAGLMHHLRGMHRYTLEMIAMNHFPQAFREVVQAAILDRAMQASLEQEKKLNWCRELKKMVPLRTNGDGNCLLHAASQYMLGVQDTDLVLRKALHGVLKETDTAVFKARFQAELLQSQEFTQTGLRYTTMNWEDEWDKIVKMASPVSSSNGLQFDSLEDIHIFILSNILRRPIVVIADQVVRSMKSGSSISPLNVGGIYLPLHWPPTECYKYPIVLGYDSQHFAPLITVKDSGPEIRAVPLINPKRVGFEELKVHFLMEKEQPQKERLLNDYLHLIEIPVIGLGHETARIMKAAKLDEGNLPEDMNLMEDYLQLVNHEYQRWQEDKEQAWAAQPQRPPPFSVSQLSLIEIRCATPRCTFYVSVDTQPHCHECFEKRQATTGGGARIEGVVQTKGAGVQGGLGMMGGAETEVSARGARSSSPPCSSSGRGVVLSSPRSAPPTAPSLSLYSETHAMKCKTPGCLFTLSVEHDGLCERCFNARQNHGPPGAGTATTGLPGPNGAPVVSHPAQGSGWPQWGGCDAETERCSMCRQEVFRIFNGLCPPCMQRQQVPERGEPQQGNHRTEASAWSQARDTEQPCLTLTPAHPSAWQTPLAQRCKRSGCQFFGTPEKLGFCTICYVDYQTNHRLTPPPAPVQSRRGLETGFQNATRCRGSGSGCGAVGKTMLEGYCDKCYVKEQSARLNQVAHRTPHSPPLVMRDRASKPRSSQQSQTQTQTQCRRSGCSNVSPGCTDLCPECHTRGQGREAGRRAQAPKEKSKQRCRTQGCDHYANQEKQGYCNECDHFKQIYRG